The following proteins come from a genomic window of Megalobrama amblycephala isolate DHTTF-2021 linkage group LG1, ASM1881202v1, whole genome shotgun sequence:
- the LOC125267031 gene encoding zinc finger protein 90-like isoform X1 — translation MNIMNTSDFQSQLTSIMEIMARTAVAEISKLFEENSLLLRLEISRYTNENESLKKKCHFLESELQSARKTAGKMNGTEAPFSHPGHNVRERLDPEALPCDIRLNNQIPKLGGTIAQWVALSPHSKKVPGSTPDEEGWGKPWQLTHMAKADTGHRPTIDSVFGKEWCMNLWRHEESNVGEQEDDTHLDSSVISEEPVNLLDEEPDVIMIKEESLKIDDCSGKNKPEGDQSNSLKGPAMASENSCVAQSSEDFITYTVPSDEQVQPNIPQQPHAEEQTLEGTISTHEDCTAGSDLSPDVGFFPNNLSYNQMTVTQKKKLNCVFCGRTFEYLSHMTKHMRTHSGEKPFVCTVCGRRFAQKTYLTTHERTHSGERPYACMECGKSFSQKSSLNVHLRSHTGEKPFNCLECGKSYAYKIALKSHRCVS, via the exons ATGAACATCATGAATACCTCTGATTTTCAGTCGCAGTTAACATCCATAATGGAAATTATGGCGAGAACCGCTGTTGCTGAAATAAGCAAACTTTTCGAGGAAAATTCTTTGTTGCTGCGATTAGAGATCTCACGATATACAAACGAAAATGAATCTCTGaaaaagaaatgtcattttttggaGAGTGAACTTCAGTCTGCCCGGAAAACCGCTGGAAAGATGAACGGGACAGAAGCTCCATTCAGCCATCCGGGACATAACGTTAGAG agcgtttggacccAGAAGCGCTGCCGTGTGACATCAGACTTAACAACCAAATTCCTAAATTGGGCGGCACGATAGCTCAGTGGGTAGCACTATCGCCTCACAGCAAGAAGGTACCTGGATCAACCCCGGATGAGGAGGGTTGGGGAAAGCCCTGGCAACTTACACATATGGCAAAAG CAGACACTGGACATCGTCCCACAATTGACAGTGTCTTCGGTAAAGAATGGTGCATGAACCTCTGGAGACATGAGGAGTCAAATGTTGGTGAGCAGGAGGACGACACACACCTGGACTCTTCAGTCATCTCAGAAGAG CCAGTAAATCTGCTGGATGAAGAACCAGATGTGATTATGATTAAAGAAGAGTCGCTGAAGATTGACGATTGCTCTGGGAAAAACAAACCTGAGGGAGACCAAAGTAACAGTTTGAAAG GACCAGCAATGGCCagtgaaaacagttgtgttgcccAGAGCTCTGAAGATTTTATCACATACACGGTACCGTCGGATGAGCAAGTCCAGCCGAACATACCACAACAGCCACATGCCGAAGAACAAACTCTTGAAGGAACAATTTCGACACATGAAGACTGTACAGCAGGGTCAGATTTGAGCCCTGATGTTGGATTTTTTCCTAACAACCTAAGTTACAACCAGATGACAGtcacacaaaagaagaaattaaaTTGTGTTTTCTGTGGGAGAACCTTTGAGTATTTAAGCCATATGACAAAACACATGCGAACACACTCTGGAGAAAAACCGTTTGTCTGTACAGTTTGCGGTCGACggtttgctcaaaaaacatatCTCACAACTCACGAGCGCACTCATTCTGGTGAGAGGCCGTACGCGTGCATggagtgtgggaagagcttttCTCAGAAATCTTCTCTCAATGTTCACCTCCGAagccacactggagaaaaaccattTAACTGTTTAGAGTGTGGGAAAAGCTACGCGTACAAAATTGCTCTTAAATCACACCGGTGTGTTAGTTAG
- the colgalt1a gene encoding procollagen galactosyltransferase 1: MLWFVLFVSVLMNTGPAQGYFHEERWSPESPILAPRVMIALICRNAQHSLPHFLGTIDRLNYPKDRIALWVATDHNIDNTTYLLRDWLINVQKLYHYVEWRPKEEPREYHNEEGPKEWTNERYAYVMKLRQAALESAREMWADYLMMIDCDNLLINRDVLWKLIKENKTIVAPMMESRAAYSNFWCGMSSQGYYKRTPAYIPMRKQVRRGCFTVPMVHSTFLVDLRKEASRLLAFHPPHPDYTWAFDDIIVFAFSARMADVQMFVCNKETYGYLPVPLRAYSTLQDEADSFIHTVMEVNVRNPPVEPSRYLPKPVKKPDKMGFDEVFMINLKRRDDRRERMLRALREQEIDCKIFPAVDGKAMNVSEIQSMGIHMLPGYSDPYHGRPLTKGELGCFLSHYNIWKEIEDRGLKTSLVLEDDLRFEIFFKRRLQNLMSEVESKGLDWDLIYIGRKRMQVERPEKAVPNIRNLVEADYSYWTLGYMMSLQGAKKLLKAEPLSKMLPVDEFLPVMFNKHPVSDYMEQFETRDLKAFSAEPLLVFPTHYTGEPGYISDTETSTVWDNEKVRTDWDRKRSGKTREQAEISTEAQNSDVLQSPLDRTARDEL; the protein is encoded by the exons ATGCTCTGGTTCGTGTTGTTCGTGTCGGTGCTGATGAATACTGGACCAGCTCAAGGATACTTCCATGAAGAGCGCTGGAGCCCGGAGTCTCCTATATTAGCTCCCCGAGTAATGATCGCTCTCATCTGCCGTAACGCCCAGCACTCTCTGCCGCATTTCCTCGGAACTATTGATCGCCTCAACTATCCCAAAGATCGAATCGCGCTCtg GGTAGCAACCGACCACAATATTGACAACACTACATACCTACTGCGAGACTGGCTCATCAATGTACAGAAACTCTACCATTATGTGGAGTGGAGGCCAAAGGAGGAACCAAG AGAATATCATAATGAGGAAGGACCAAAAGAGTGGACGAATGAGCGCTACGCCTATGTCATGAAACTGCGGCAGGCAGCGCTCGAGTCTGCACGAGAGATGTGGGCAGACTATCTCATG ATGATTGATTGTGATAATCTTCTGATCAACCGAGACGTTTTATGGAAACTAATAAAGGAGAACAAGACAATCGTGGCACCGATGATGGAGTCTCGTGCTGCCTACTCAAACTTCTGGTGTGGAATGTCATCCCAG GGCTACTATAAACGAACTCCTGCCTACATCCCCATGCGTAAGCAAGTGCGTAGGGGTTGCTTTACCGTTCCCATGGTGCACTCGACTTTCCTGGTGGACCTGCGGAAAGAAGCTTCCAGACTTCTGGCTTTTCACCCGCCACATCCAGACTACACCTGGGCCTTTGACGACATTATAGTCTTCGCTTTTTCAGCCCGCATGGCAG atgttcaaatgtttgtttgtaaCAAGGAAACTTACGGGTATCTCCCAGTGCCTCTTCGCGCCTACAGCACTTTGCAAGACGAGGCAGACAGCTTCATTCATACTGTGATGGAGGTCAATG TGCGAAACCCTCCAGTTGAGCCCTCCAGATACTTGCCCAAACCTGTCAAAAAGCCTGACAAAATGGGCTTTGATGAG GTGTTTATGATCAACCTGAAGCGGCGGGATGACCGTCGTGAGCGCATGCTGAGGGCTTTGAGAGAGCAAGAGATCGACTGCAAGATTTTCCCTGCTGTTGATGGCAA AGCTATGAACGTGAGTGAGATCCAATCTATGGGAATCCACATGCTTCCCGGCTACAGTGACCCGTACCACGGCAGACCTCTTACAAAAGGAGAGCTGGGCTGTTTCCTGTCCCACTACAACATCTGGAAAGAG ATTGAAGACAGAGGCCTGAAGACATCGCTAGTGCTTGAAGATGATTTGCGGTTTGAGATTTTCTTCAAGCGACGCCTGCAGAATTTAATGAGTGAGGTCGAGAGTAAGGGTCTGGATTGGGACCTCAT TTATATTGGGAGGAAGAGGATGCAAGTGGAACGGCCTGAAAAAGCAGTACCAAACATTCGCAACCTGGTGGAGGCGGACTATTCCTACTGGACCTTGGGTTACATGATGTCATTGCAAGGAGCCAAAAAGCTCCTCAAAGCAGAACCACTCAGTAAAATGTTGCCTGTGGACGAATTCCTTCCTGTAATGTTTAATAAGCATCCTGT ATCAGATTACATGGAGCAGTTTGAGACGAGGGACCTGAAAGCATTCTCAGCGGAGCCCTTGCTTGTGTTCCCTACACACTACACGGGCGAACCTGGGTACATCAGTGACACCGAAACCT
- the LOC125267031 gene encoding zinc finger protein 135-like isoform X5 encodes MNIMNTSDFQSQLTSIMEIMARTAVAEISKLFEENSLLLRLEISRYTNENESLKKKCHFLESELQSARKTAGKMNGTEAPFSHPGHNVRDTGHRPTIDSVFGKEWCMNLWRHEESNVGEQEDDTHLDSSVISEEPVNLLDEEPDVIMIKEESLKIDDCSGKNKPEGDQSNSLKGPAMASENSCVAQSSEDFITYTVPSDEQVQPNIPQQPHAEEQTLEGTISTHEDCTAGSDLSPDVGFFPNNLSYNQMTVTQKKKLNCVFCGRTFEYLSHMTKHMRTHSGEKPFVCTVCGRRFAQKTYLTTHERTHSGERPYACMECGKSFSQKSSLNVHLRSHTGEKPFNCLECGKSYAYKIALKSHRCVS; translated from the exons ATGAACATCATGAATACCTCTGATTTTCAGTCGCAGTTAACATCCATAATGGAAATTATGGCGAGAACCGCTGTTGCTGAAATAAGCAAACTTTTCGAGGAAAATTCTTTGTTGCTGCGATTAGAGATCTCACGATATACAAACGAAAATGAATCTCTGaaaaagaaatgtcattttttggaGAGTGAACTTCAGTCTGCCCGGAAAACCGCTGGAAAGATGAACGGGACAGAAGCTCCATTCAGCCATCCGGGACATAACGTTAGAG ACACTGGACATCGTCCCACAATTGACAGTGTCTTCGGTAAAGAATGGTGCATGAACCTCTGGAGACATGAGGAGTCAAATGTTGGTGAGCAGGAGGACGACACACACCTGGACTCTTCAGTCATCTCAGAAGAG CCAGTAAATCTGCTGGATGAAGAACCAGATGTGATTATGATTAAAGAAGAGTCGCTGAAGATTGACGATTGCTCTGGGAAAAACAAACCTGAGGGAGACCAAAGTAACAGTTTGAAAG GACCAGCAATGGCCagtgaaaacagttgtgttgcccAGAGCTCTGAAGATTTTATCACATACACGGTACCGTCGGATGAGCAAGTCCAGCCGAACATACCACAACAGCCACATGCCGAAGAACAAACTCTTGAAGGAACAATTTCGACACATGAAGACTGTACAGCAGGGTCAGATTTGAGCCCTGATGTTGGATTTTTTCCTAACAACCTAAGTTACAACCAGATGACAGtcacacaaaagaagaaattaaaTTGTGTTTTCTGTGGGAGAACCTTTGAGTATTTAAGCCATATGACAAAACACATGCGAACACACTCTGGAGAAAAACCGTTTGTCTGTACAGTTTGCGGTCGACggtttgctcaaaaaacatatCTCACAACTCACGAGCGCACTCATTCTGGTGAGAGGCCGTACGCGTGCATggagtgtgggaagagcttttCTCAGAAATCTTCTCTCAATGTTCACCTCCGAagccacactggagaaaaaccattTAACTGTTTAGAGTGTGGGAAAAGCTACGCGTACAAAATTGCTCTTAAATCACACCGGTGTGTTAGTTAG
- the LOC125267069 gene encoding zinc finger protein Xfin-like — translation MEIMDTAEVQTQLISIMETVAKTAVVEILKLFEKNSFLLRLEISRCTNENESLKKKCHFLESELQSARKTAGNMNGTEAPFSHPGLRESGRRPTIDSFFGKEWSMNLWRHQESNVGEQEDDTHLDSSVISEEPVNLLDEEPDVIMIKEESLKIDDCSGKNKPEGDQSNSLKGLAMTSDERCVAQSSENFITYTVQSDDHMKLRRQQRKDKNILDGTTATHGNSVTGSDLSPDVECFPSKVKRKRKRVTNTQKLKKLKCVLCEKTFEYLSRLQKHMRTHSGEKPFVCTVCGRRFAQKPSFLLHERIHSGERPYAYT, via the exons ATGGAAATCATGGATACGGCTGAAGTACAGACACAGCTAATATCCATAATGGAAACTGTGGCGAAAACAGCTGTTGTGGAAATACTCAAACTTTTCGAGAAGAATTCGTTTTTGCTGCGATTAGAGATTTCACGATGTACAAACGAAAATGAATCTCTGaaaaagaaatgtcattttcTGGAAAGTGAACTTCAGTCTGCCCGGAAAACCGCTGGAAATATGAACGGGACAGAAGCTCCATTCAGCCATCCGGGACTGAGAG AGTCTGGACGTCGTCCCACAATTGACAGTTTCTTTGGTAAGGAATGGTCCATGAACCTCTGGAGACACCAGGAGTCAAATGTTGGTGAGCAGGAGGACGACACACACCTGGACTCTTCAGTCATCTCAGAAGAG CCAGTAAATCTGCTGGATGAAGAACCAGATGTGATTATGATTAAAGAAGAGTCACTGAAGATTGACGATTGCTCTGGGAAAAACAAACCTGAGGGAGACCAAAGTAACAGTTTGAAAG GACTAGCAATGACCAGTGATGAGAGATGTGTTGCCCAGAGCTCTGAAAATTTTATCACATACACGGTACAGTCAGACGACCACATGAAATTAAGAAGACAACAGAGAAAGGACAAAAACATTCTTGATGGAACAACTGCTACCCATGGAAACAGTGTAACAGGGTCAGATTTGAGCCCTGATGTCGAATGTTTTCCCAGCAAAGTGAAAAGAAAGCGTAAACGGGTAACTAATAcacaaaagttaaaaaagttaaagtgTGTTTTATGTGAGAAAACCTTTGAATATCTAAGCCGATTGCAAAAACACATGCGAACAcactctggagaaaaaccttttgTCTGTACAGTTTGTGGTCGACGGTTTGCTCAAAAACCAAGCTTTCTATTACATGAGCGCATTCATTCTGGTGAGAGGCCGTACGCGTACACATAG
- the pgls gene encoding 6-phosphogluconolactonase: MSGRRVVVFPSVAELGSSLAQLVSSRAEKALSAGGSSFSLGLSGGSLVSILSKELPALGNLDCSRWLIGFCDERLVPFSDPESTYGLYKNQLFEKINIPEDRILAIDPSLPVQECADDYAGKLSKAFSTEQIPVFDMLLLGMGPDGHTCSLFPDHPLLQESQRTVAPISDSPKPPPQRVTMTLPTVNAARCVVFVSTGGSKAPVLKQVLEGGEGPALPAALVAPGQGELFWLVDEPAAASLTSPVERPGPGAKL; encoded by the exons ATGTCTGGACGAAGAGTGGTGGTGTTCCCCTCTGTGGCCGAGCTCGGATCCTCTCTGGCCCAGCTGGTGTCCTCTCGTGCTGAGAAAGCTTTAAGCGCAGGTGGAAGCTCCTTTTCTCTAGGCCTTTCAGGAGGGAGTTTGGTTTCCATCCTGAGTAAGGAGCTGCCTGCTTTGGGGAACCTGGACTGCAGCAGATGGCTTATCGGCTTCTGTGATGAGAGACTCGTTCCATTCAGTGATCCTGAGAGCACTTATGGCTTATATAAG AATCAATTGTTTGAGAAAATCAACATTCCAGAAGATCGGATTTTGGCTATAGATCCTTCTTTACCTGTGCAAGAATGTGCTGACGATTATGCTGGCAAACTCAGCAAG gccTTTAGCACAGAGCAAATTCCAGTTTTTGACATGCTGTTGCTGGGAATGGGACCAGATGGACACACCTGCTCTCTCTTTCCAGATCATCCTTTATTACAG GAAAGCCAGAGGACAGTGGCCCCAATCTCTGATTCTCCCAAACCACCCCCTCAGCGTGTCACTATGACATTACCCACGGTCAACGCTGCTCGATGTGTGGTGTTTGTGTCAACAGGAGGCAGCAAAGCTCCTGTACTCAAG CAAGTATTGGAGGGTGGAGAAGGCCCTGCACTTCCAGCAGCTCTGGTTGCACCTGGACAGGGGGAGCTCTTCTGGCTTGTGGATGAGCCGGCAGCTGCCTCCCTCACGTCTCCGGTGGAGAGGCCAGGGCCTGGGGCAAAACTCTGA
- the LOC125267031 gene encoding zinc finger protein 135-like isoform X2 encodes MNIMNTSDFQSQLTSIMEIMARTAVAEISKLFEENSLLLRLEISRYTNENESLKKKCHFLESELQSARKTAGKMNGTEAPFSHPGHNVRERLDPEALPCDIRLNNQIPKLGGTIAQWVALSPHSKKVPGSTPDEEGWGKPWQLTHMAKDTGHRPTIDSVFGKEWCMNLWRHEESNVGEQEDDTHLDSSVISEEPVNLLDEEPDVIMIKEESLKIDDCSGKNKPEGDQSNSLKGPAMASENSCVAQSSEDFITYTVPSDEQVQPNIPQQPHAEEQTLEGTISTHEDCTAGSDLSPDVGFFPNNLSYNQMTVTQKKKLNCVFCGRTFEYLSHMTKHMRTHSGEKPFVCTVCGRRFAQKTYLTTHERTHSGERPYACMECGKSFSQKSSLNVHLRSHTGEKPFNCLECGKSYAYKIALKSHRCVS; translated from the exons ATGAACATCATGAATACCTCTGATTTTCAGTCGCAGTTAACATCCATAATGGAAATTATGGCGAGAACCGCTGTTGCTGAAATAAGCAAACTTTTCGAGGAAAATTCTTTGTTGCTGCGATTAGAGATCTCACGATATACAAACGAAAATGAATCTCTGaaaaagaaatgtcattttttggaGAGTGAACTTCAGTCTGCCCGGAAAACCGCTGGAAAGATGAACGGGACAGAAGCTCCATTCAGCCATCCGGGACATAACGTTAGAG agcgtttggacccAGAAGCGCTGCCGTGTGACATCAGACTTAACAACCAAATTCCTAAATTGGGCGGCACGATAGCTCAGTGGGTAGCACTATCGCCTCACAGCAAGAAGGTACCTGGATCAACCCCGGATGAGGAGGGTTGGGGAAAGCCCTGGCAACTTACACATATGGCAAAAG ACACTGGACATCGTCCCACAATTGACAGTGTCTTCGGTAAAGAATGGTGCATGAACCTCTGGAGACATGAGGAGTCAAATGTTGGTGAGCAGGAGGACGACACACACCTGGACTCTTCAGTCATCTCAGAAGAG CCAGTAAATCTGCTGGATGAAGAACCAGATGTGATTATGATTAAAGAAGAGTCGCTGAAGATTGACGATTGCTCTGGGAAAAACAAACCTGAGGGAGACCAAAGTAACAGTTTGAAAG GACCAGCAATGGCCagtgaaaacagttgtgttgcccAGAGCTCTGAAGATTTTATCACATACACGGTACCGTCGGATGAGCAAGTCCAGCCGAACATACCACAACAGCCACATGCCGAAGAACAAACTCTTGAAGGAACAATTTCGACACATGAAGACTGTACAGCAGGGTCAGATTTGAGCCCTGATGTTGGATTTTTTCCTAACAACCTAAGTTACAACCAGATGACAGtcacacaaaagaagaaattaaaTTGTGTTTTCTGTGGGAGAACCTTTGAGTATTTAAGCCATATGACAAAACACATGCGAACACACTCTGGAGAAAAACCGTTTGTCTGTACAGTTTGCGGTCGACggtttgctcaaaaaacatatCTCACAACTCACGAGCGCACTCATTCTGGTGAGAGGCCGTACGCGTGCATggagtgtgggaagagcttttCTCAGAAATCTTCTCTCAATGTTCACCTCCGAagccacactggagaaaaaccattTAACTGTTTAGAGTGTGGGAAAAGCTACGCGTACAAAATTGCTCTTAAATCACACCGGTGTGTTAGTTAG
- the LOC125267031 gene encoding zinc finger protein 180-like isoform X7: MVSTLSSFQSQLASIMETLLRTAVLEISRLVDVECEVLLSEVSRSRSEISALRKRLEVQPWTNTGQTLTHTFTCVKSEDAQEETHNHVNRCGGDVLFRDSPTVIQQDQGSPQKTCEVNQPISMIKQEPHEVDVWIGQDNSEAGTHCGEAVSLSPTNDVPCVDRGSNAAARVPSKSQPQELNRNSSPGEMMVNQTVLSLSKKSESENTQSLSVSTSTCGANTISGDKRFVCTYCSKWFRCFSQLTIHQRSHTGEKPYRCTLCGKRYIQKGHLYTHQRTHTGEKPYRCPLCGKGFIQKCTLDMHLRSHTGERPYTCTKCGKGFTTKFNLNKHLSCQSCNSIS; encoded by the exons ATGGTGTCCACTCTCTCCTCTTTCCAGAGCCAGTTAGCTTCCATCATGGAGACACTCTTGCGAACAGCTGTGTTAGAGATAAGCAGACTGGTGGATGTGGAGTGTGAAGTGTTGCTGTCGGAGGTCAGCCGCAGCCGCAGTGAAATCAGCGCGCTGAGAAAGAGACTGGAGGTCCAGCCCTGGACAAACACTggacaaacactcacacacactttcacatgTGTTAAAAG tgaAGATGCCCAAGAAGAGACGCACAATCATGTGAACAGGTGTGGAGGTGATGTCCTATTTAGAGACAGCCCAACAGTAATTCAGCAAGACCAA GGCAGTCCACAGAAGACGTGTGAGGTCAACCAGCCAATTAGTATGATAAAGCAGGAGCCACATGAAGTAGATGTTTGGATTGGGCAAGACAACAGTGAAGCAG GAACCCACTGTGGTGAAGCCGTGAGCTTGTCGCCCACCAACGATGTCCCTTGTGTTGACAGAGGAAGTAATGCAGCTGCAAGAGTCCCATCTAAATCACAACCACAAGAACTGAACAGAAACTCCTCACCTGGAGAAATGATGGTGAACCAAACAGTGCTGTCATTGTCTAAGAAATCTGAATCTGAAAACACACAGAGTTTGAGTGTGTCCACAAGCACATGCGGTGCCAATACTATTTCAGGGGACAAGCGTTTTGTTTGCACCTACTGTTCAAAGTGGTTCAGGTGTTTTAGTCAACTTACAATACATCAGCGGAGTCACACGGGTGAGAAGCCATACAGGTGCACACTTTGCGGGAAGAGGTACATTCAGAAAGGACACTTGTACACCCATCAGCGCACCCAtaccggagagaagccgtatCGCTGTCCGCTCTGTGGAAAAGGCTTTATACAGAAATGCACTCTAGACATGCATCTGCGAAGTCACACCGGAGAAAGGCCCTACACCTGCACAAAATGTGGGAAAGGGTTCACTACGAAATTTAATCTCAACAAACACCTGTCTTGTCAGTCCTGCAACAGCATCAGTTAA
- the LOC125267031 gene encoding zinc finger protein 135-like isoform X4 translates to MNIMNTSDFQSQLTSIMEIMARTAVAEISKLFEENSLLLRLEISRYTNENESLKKKCHFLESELQSARKTAGKMNGTEAPFSHPGHNVRADTGHRPTIDSVFGKEWCMNLWRHEESNVGEQEDDTHLDSSVISEEPVNLLDEEPDVIMIKEESLKIDDCSGKNKPEGDQSNSLKGPAMASENSCVAQSSEDFITYTVPSDEQVQPNIPQQPHAEEQTLEGTISTHEDCTAGSDLSPDVGFFPNNLSYNQMTVTQKKKLNCVFCGRTFEYLSHMTKHMRTHSGEKPFVCTVCGRRFAQKTYLTTHERTHSGERPYACMECGKSFSQKSSLNVHLRSHTGEKPFNCLECGKSYAYKIALKSHRCVS, encoded by the exons ATGAACATCATGAATACCTCTGATTTTCAGTCGCAGTTAACATCCATAATGGAAATTATGGCGAGAACCGCTGTTGCTGAAATAAGCAAACTTTTCGAGGAAAATTCTTTGTTGCTGCGATTAGAGATCTCACGATATACAAACGAAAATGAATCTCTGaaaaagaaatgtcattttttggaGAGTGAACTTCAGTCTGCCCGGAAAACCGCTGGAAAGATGAACGGGACAGAAGCTCCATTCAGCCATCCGGGACATAACGTTAGAG CAGACACTGGACATCGTCCCACAATTGACAGTGTCTTCGGTAAAGAATGGTGCATGAACCTCTGGAGACATGAGGAGTCAAATGTTGGTGAGCAGGAGGACGACACACACCTGGACTCTTCAGTCATCTCAGAAGAG CCAGTAAATCTGCTGGATGAAGAACCAGATGTGATTATGATTAAAGAAGAGTCGCTGAAGATTGACGATTGCTCTGGGAAAAACAAACCTGAGGGAGACCAAAGTAACAGTTTGAAAG GACCAGCAATGGCCagtgaaaacagttgtgttgcccAGAGCTCTGAAGATTTTATCACATACACGGTACCGTCGGATGAGCAAGTCCAGCCGAACATACCACAACAGCCACATGCCGAAGAACAAACTCTTGAAGGAACAATTTCGACACATGAAGACTGTACAGCAGGGTCAGATTTGAGCCCTGATGTTGGATTTTTTCCTAACAACCTAAGTTACAACCAGATGACAGtcacacaaaagaagaaattaaaTTGTGTTTTCTGTGGGAGAACCTTTGAGTATTTAAGCCATATGACAAAACACATGCGAACACACTCTGGAGAAAAACCGTTTGTCTGTACAGTTTGCGGTCGACggtttgctcaaaaaacatatCTCACAACTCACGAGCGCACTCATTCTGGTGAGAGGCCGTACGCGTGCATggagtgtgggaagagcttttCTCAGAAATCTTCTCTCAATGTTCACCTCCGAagccacactggagaaaaaccattTAACTGTTTAGAGTGTGGGAAAAGCTACGCGTACAAAATTGCTCTTAAATCACACCGGTGTGTTAGTTAG